One segment of Clostridium botulinum DNA contains the following:
- a CDS encoding M24 family metallopeptidase, whose product MKTNRVFNVIKEMKSQGLSQIIVTSPASIYYLVGKRISPGERMVALYINSSGNHKFIVNKLFPIEEDLGVDIIWYTDSDDAVEVLSKVLEKDKVLGIDKDWSAKFLIRLMELNVAKGFVNSSPIIDSLRMIKDSEEIELMKKSSQINDRVMLKLQSQLKEGITEKYYQRLLAEIYEEEGASGFSFTPIVAFDTNGADPHSECGSTKLKKGDTIVLDIGGIYNYYCSDMTRTVFFGEEPNDHKKEIYEIVKEANLNAIKRVKDGVKFSEIDHAARSYIEDKGYGEFFTHRTGHSIGLETHDKGDVSSINHEEVKAGMIFSIEPGIYLKNDIGVRIEDLVLVTKDGAEILNSVTKELTVI is encoded by the coding sequence ATGAAAACTAATAGAGTTTTTAACGTAATAAAAGAAATGAAATCGCAAGGACTTTCACAAATAATAGTTACCTCACCAGCATCAATTTATTATCTTGTAGGTAAAAGAATTTCACCAGGAGAAAGAATGGTTGCACTTTACATAAATTCTTCTGGAAATCACAAATTTATAGTTAATAAGCTTTTTCCAATAGAAGAAGATTTAGGTGTAGATATTATTTGGTATACAGATAGTGACGATGCAGTTGAAGTATTAAGCAAAGTTTTAGAAAAGGATAAAGTTTTAGGTATAGATAAAGATTGGAGTGCTAAATTTTTAATAAGATTAATGGAGCTTAACGTAGCAAAAGGTTTTGTAAATTCATCTCCAATAATTGATAGTTTAAGAATGATTAAAGATTCAGAAGAAATTGAACTTATGAAAAAATCATCACAAATAAATGATAGAGTTATGTTAAAACTTCAATCACAACTTAAAGAAGGCATTACAGAAAAATATTATCAAAGATTACTTGCTGAAATATATGAAGAAGAAGGTGCTAGTGGATTTTCATTTACACCAATAGTAGCATTTGATACTAATGGTGCAGATCCTCATAGTGAGTGTGGAAGTACAAAACTAAAAAAAGGTGACACTATAGTTTTAGATATAGGAGGAATATATAATTATTATTGCTCTGATATGACAAGAACAGTATTCTTTGGAGAAGAACCTAATGATCATAAAAAAGAAATATATGAAATAGTTAAAGAAGCAAATTTAAATGCTATTAAGAGAGTAAAAGATGGTGTGAAATTCTCAGAAATAGATCATGCTGCAAGAAGCTATATAGAGGATAAAGGATATGGTGAATTTTTTACTCATAGAACAGGTCACAGTATAGGTTTAGAAACTCATGATAAAGGTGATGTAAGCTCAATAAATCATGAAGAGGTTAAAGCTGGAATGATATTCTCTATTGAACCTGGAATATATTTAAAAAATGACATAGGCGTTAGAATAGAGGATTTAGTATTAGTTACTAAAGATGGTGCAGAAATACTAAATTCAGTAACAAAAGAACTTACAGTAATTTAA
- a CDS encoding response regulator transcription factor: MNKSFGKVLIVNDDKDSNELINNYLKLSGYKIKIVLDGNDAKSMFLKYAPNVILVDLLTKNLNGMDFLKWIRKQSNIPMIVVTSNNCLFDKVLAFDIGADDYILKPFKVEELLARIKAIIRRCSIESDKSDTISISDLSVNLSTYEVFLKGNIINLPPKEFELLVFLLKNTNKVFTRKELLDEIWGNHNKSDCRTVDVHIKRLREKFEPNENYKIVTLWRKGYKFQTK; the protein is encoded by the coding sequence ATGAATAAATCTTTTGGAAAGGTTTTAATTGTAAATGATGATAAGGATAGTAATGAATTAATTAATAATTATTTGAAATTATCAGGTTATAAGATAAAAATAGTTTTAGATGGAAATGATGCTAAAAGTATGTTTTTAAAATATGCACCTAATGTAATTTTGGTAGATTTACTTACAAAAAATCTTAATGGTATGGATTTTTTAAAATGGATAAGAAAACAAAGTAATATACCTATGATAGTAGTTACAAGTAATAATTGTCTTTTTGATAAGGTTTTAGCATTTGATATAGGTGCAGATGATTATATTTTAAAGCCATTTAAAGTAGAAGAATTACTTGCAAGGATAAAGGCTATCATAAGAAGATGCAGCATAGAAAGTGACAAATCAGATACAATATCTATATCTGATTTGTCGGTAAATTTAAGTACTTATGAAGTTTTTTTAAAAGGAAATATAATTAATTTACCACCAAAAGAATTTGAATTACTAGTTTTTCTTTTAAAGAATACTAATAAGGTTTTTACAAGAAAAGAGTTATTAGATGAAATATGGGGAAATCATAATAAGAGTGATTGTAGAACTGTAGATGTTCATATTAAAAGGCTAAGAGAAAAATTTGAACCAAATGAAAATTATAAAATAGTAACACTTTGGAGAAAAGGCTATAAATTTCAAACTAAATAA
- the murC gene encoding UDP-N-acetylmuramate--L-alanine ligase: MSFDFIKDRDKKVHFIGIGGISMSGLAAVLLNSGYKVSGSDFKESEILKKLRLSGADIYIGHSEKNIKDVDLVVYTAAIPENNPELIYAKENNIDLMNRAEFLGNIMKGHKYNVAISGAHGKTTCTSMLSNITLKANLDPTILVGGELDIIGGNFRIGSSDYFITEACEYKRSFLSFFPYVGVILNIDADHLDYYKDIDEITETFGQFADLIPNDGYLIGYIGDSRVKEILSKAKCNTLSYGFENADVTARNITFNEKGCASFDVYKHNDKLFDLTLSNPGEHNILNALSSICVSLIFDVNYDDIICGLSECKGAHKRFEYKGEVNGVTVIDDYAHHPVEIKATLNTSKKIPHNKTFCVFQPHTYTRTKTLFDEFTDAFFDADEVVLMDIYAAREKDTGLVSSNDLGVALRAKGVKCTNVHSHDEALEYLKNSAKPNDLLLTVGAGDVVIVGEKYLNQGK, translated from the coding sequence TTGTCTTTCGATTTTATAAAAGATAGAGATAAGAAAGTTCACTTTATTGGTATCGGTGGAATCAGTATGAGTGGTCTTGCTGCAGTTTTATTAAATAGTGGTTATAAGGTTTCAGGTTCAGATTTTAAAGAATCAGAAATACTAAAAAAACTAAGACTTTCTGGCGCTGATATTTACATAGGTCACAGTGAAAAAAACATAAAAGATGTTGATTTAGTAGTTTATACAGCTGCTATACCTGAAAACAATCCTGAACTTATTTATGCTAAAGAAAATAATATAGACTTAATGAATAGAGCAGAATTTTTAGGAAACATCATGAAGGGACATAAATATAATGTTGCTATCTCTGGTGCACATGGAAAAACAACTTGTACGTCTATGCTCTCTAATATAACTTTAAAAGCTAATTTAGATCCAACTATACTTGTTGGTGGCGAATTAGATATTATTGGTGGTAATTTCCGAATAGGTAGCAGTGATTACTTTATAACAGAAGCTTGTGAATATAAACGTTCATTTTTAAGTTTCTTCCCTTATGTTGGAGTAATTTTAAATATAGATGCTGATCATTTAGACTACTATAAAGATATAGATGAAATTACTGAAACGTTTGGACAATTTGCAGATTTAATTCCTAATGATGGTTATTTAATAGGTTATATTGGGGACTCTAGAGTAAAAGAAATTTTATCTAAAGCCAAATGTAATACTTTAAGTTATGGATTTGAAAATGCTGATGTAACTGCTAGAAATATAACTTTCAATGAAAAGGGCTGTGCTTCTTTTGATGTTTATAAACATAATGATAAATTATTTGATTTAACTTTAAGTAATCCTGGAGAGCACAATATATTAAATGCACTTTCTTCAATTTGTGTATCACTTATATTTGATGTTAATTATGATGATATAATATGTGGATTATCAGAATGCAAGGGTGCACATAAGAGATTTGAATATAAGGGAGAAGTAAATGGTGTTACTGTTATAGATGATTATGCTCATCATCCAGTAGAAATAAAGGCAACTTTAAATACATCAAAAAAAATTCCTCATAATAAAACTTTCTGTGTATTCCAACCACATACTTATACAAGAACTAAAACTCTATTCGATGAATTCACAGATGCATTTTTTGATGCTGATGAAGTTGTTTTAATGGATATTTATGCTGCTCGTGAAAAAGATACTGGATTAGTTTCTTCAAACGATTTAGGCGTAGCATTAAGAGCCAAAGGCGTTAAATGCACAAATGTTCATTCTCATGATGAAGCATTAGAATATTTAAAAAATTCTGCTAAACCTAATGACTTACTTCTTACAGTAGGTGCTGGAGATGTTGTCATAGTTGGTGAAAAATACCTTAATCAAGGAAAATAA
- the purR gene encoding pur operon repressor, translating to MEKLSRNNRVVAITKILIENSNKIIGLNRFSELLNAAKSTISEDIVIVRELLEKLKMGRIETIAGVAGGIKYIPMIGDDVAREFALKLCDQLKDDGRVIPGNIIYMTDVMYNPEIISTAGVMLSSCFQDKNVDYVITVETKGIPLAYEVARNLGVQLVIARRDSQFTEGTTVSINYVSGSSGRLQQMSLSKKSMKPKSRCIFIDDFMKAGGTALGIKDLLTEFESELVGIGVLVDNKEINKKLVDEYVSIVELKDVDKESILDIQPSKRFL from the coding sequence ATGGAAAAATTAAGCAGAAACAACCGAGTGGTTGCTATAACAAAAATTTTAATAGAAAATTCAAATAAAATAATAGGTTTAAACAGGTTTTCGGAGTTATTAAATGCAGCAAAATCAACTATAAGTGAAGATATAGTTATAGTGAGAGAACTTCTAGAAAAACTTAAGATGGGAAGAATAGAAACAATTGCTGGAGTTGCAGGTGGTATTAAATATATTCCAATGATAGGAGATGATGTAGCTAGAGAGTTTGCATTGAAGCTATGTGATCAATTAAAAGATGATGGAAGAGTGATACCAGGTAACATAATATATATGACTGATGTTATGTATAATCCAGAAATTATAAGTACTGCAGGTGTGATGTTATCATCGTGTTTTCAAGATAAAAATGTAGATTATGTTATAACTGTTGAAACAAAAGGAATTCCCTTAGCTTATGAAGTAGCTAGGAATCTAGGGGTACAATTAGTAATAGCTAGAAGAGATAGTCAATTTACAGAAGGCACTACTGTTAGTATAAACTATGTATCAGGAAGTAGCGGAAGATTACAGCAAATGTCTCTTTCTAAAAAATCTATGAAGCCTAAAAGTAGATGTATATTTATCGATGATTTTATGAAAGCCGGAGGAACAGCTCTTGGAATTAAAGATTTATTAACAGAATTTGAAAGTGAATTAGTAGGAATAGGTGTATTAGTAGATAATAAAGAGATTAATAAAAAGTTAGTTGATGAGTATGTTTCAATAGTAGAATTAAAAGATGTTGATAAAGAATCAATATTAGACATTCAACCTTCAAAAAGATTTTTATAA
- the pth gene encoding aminoacyl-tRNA hydrolase, with protein sequence MFLIVGLGNPGSKYDNTRHNIGFEVIDNISNEYNIDINRQKFKGVYGEGFIANNKVILLKPTTYMNLSGDSVREVANFYKISNENIIVIYDDISLDIGRLRIREKGSAGGHNGIKSIIANLSTDVFPRIKVGVGQPNDNLVDYVLGKFSKEEKEVLKESIEAATNSVEEIIKQDINSAMNKFNGFKANKSI encoded by the coding sequence ATGTTTTTAATAGTTGGACTTGGAAACCCAGGAAGTAAATATGATAATACAAGACATAATATTGGATTTGAAGTTATTGATAACATTTCAAATGAGTATAATATTGATATAAATAGGCAAAAATTTAAAGGTGTATATGGTGAAGGATTTATAGCTAATAATAAGGTTATTTTATTAAAGCCAACTACATATATGAATTTAAGTGGAGATAGTGTAAGAGAAGTAGCTAATTTTTATAAAATAAGTAATGAAAATATTATAGTAATATATGATGATATAAGTTTAGATATAGGAAGACTAAGAATAAGAGAAAAAGGTAGTGCTGGCGGGCATAACGGAATAAAGAGCATAATAGCAAATTTATCAACTGATGTTTTCCCAAGAATTAAAGTGGGTGTTGGACAACCTAATGATAATTTAGTTGATTATGTTTTAGGGAAATTCTCAAAAGAAGAAAAAGAAGTATTAAAAGAAAGCATTGAAGCAGCAACAAATTCAGTTGAAGAAATAATAAAACAAGATATTAATTCAGCTATGAACAAATTTAATGGATTCAAGGCTAATAAAAGTATTTAA
- the asnS gene encoding asparagine--tRNA ligase, protein MKNTVLIKKIYRETDQFLSKEVMISGWIRTLRASNAFGFIEINDGSFFKNIQVVFDDKLGNFKEISKLPISSSISVVGTLVATPDAKQPFEIQAKEIVIEGMSNSDYPLQKKRHTFEYLRSIAHLRPRSNAFSATFRVRSVAAFAIHKFFQEQGFVYTHTPIITGSDCEGAGEMFRVTTLDPKAPELTKEGNIDYTKDFFGKETNLTVSGQLNAECFALAFRNIYTFGPTFRAENSNTTRHAAEFWMIEPEIAFADLQDDMELAEAMLKYVIKYVMDECPEELQFFNSFVDKGLLERLNHVVSSDFAKVTYTEAVEILEKCDKEFDYDVSWGIDLQTEHERYLTEEHFKKPLFVTDYPKEIKAFYMRMNEDNKTVAATDLLVPGIGEIIGGSQREERLDVLEARMAELGLKKEDYWWYLELRKYGETKHAGFGLGFERLIMYITGMTNIRDVIPFPRTPGTSEF, encoded by the coding sequence ATGAAAAATACAGTTTTAATTAAAAAAATTTATAGAGAAACTGATCAATTTCTTTCAAAGGAAGTAATGATATCAGGTTGGATAAGAACTTTAAGAGCATCCAATGCTTTTGGTTTCATTGAAATAAACGATGGTTCTTTCTTTAAAAATATCCAAGTAGTTTTTGATGACAAATTAGGTAACTTTAAAGAAATTTCAAAATTACCAATAAGCTCTTCAATCTCAGTTGTTGGTACATTAGTTGCTACACCAGATGCTAAACAACCATTTGAAATTCAAGCTAAAGAAATAGTTATTGAAGGAATGTCAAATTCTGATTACCCACTTCAAAAGAAAAGACATACTTTTGAATACTTAAGATCAATTGCACATTTAAGACCAAGAAGTAATGCATTCTCAGCAACATTTAGAGTACGTTCAGTTGCCGCCTTTGCAATACATAAATTCTTCCAAGAACAAGGTTTTGTATATACTCATACTCCAATAATTACAGGTAGTGACTGTGAAGGTGCTGGAGAAATGTTTAGAGTAACTACTCTTGACCCTAAGGCTCCTGAATTAACTAAAGAAGGAAATATTGATTATACTAAAGACTTCTTTGGTAAAGAAACTAATCTTACTGTTTCTGGTCAATTAAATGCTGAATGTTTCGCATTAGCATTCAGAAATATATATACATTTGGACCTACATTCAGAGCTGAAAATTCTAACACTACAAGACATGCAGCTGAATTCTGGATGATAGAACCTGAAATAGCCTTTGCTGATTTACAAGATGATATGGAACTTGCAGAAGCAATGCTTAAATACGTTATAAAATATGTTATGGATGAATGTCCAGAAGAATTACAATTCTTCAATTCATTTGTTGATAAAGGATTACTAGAAAGATTAAATCATGTTGTTTCATCAGACTTTGCTAAAGTTACATACACAGAAGCTGTTGAAATCTTAGAAAAATGTGATAAAGAATTTGATTATGACGTATCTTGGGGTATCGATTTACAAACTGAACATGAAAGATATCTTACTGAAGAACACTTTAAAAAACCACTATTTGTAACAGATTATCCTAAAGAAATTAAAGCATTCTATATGAGAATGAATGAAGATAATAAAACTGTTGCTGCAACTGACCTTTTAGTACCAGGTATCGGAGAAATCATTGGTGGTAGCCAAAGAGAAGAAAGACTTGATGTTTTAGAAGCTAGAATGGCTGAACTAGGTCTTAAGAAAGAGGATTACTGGTGGTACTTAGAATTAAGAAAATATGGAGAAACTAAACATGCTGGATTTGGTTTAGGATTTGAAAGATTAATTATGTACATCACTGGTATGACAAATATCAGAGACGTAATACCATTCCCTAGAACTCCTGGAACATCTGAATTCTAG
- the glmU gene encoding bifunctional UDP-N-acetylglucosamine diphosphorylase/glucosamine-1-phosphate N-acetyltransferase GlmU produces MYKCALVLAAGQGKRIKSDLPKVLHKVCGKEMVNHVIDTIRKAGIQDANIIIGKGAELVKERTEEKNVTYSLQSEQLGTGHAVQCASEFLKGKKGTVAVFAGDTPLIKESTIKNLFNTHIENKNAATILTAIVDDPTGYGRIIRSGNEVLKIVEHKDCNEEELKVNEMNSAIYCFDIELLYESLSKLSNNNEQGEYYLTDVIEILKSEGHNIGAVITDFEETIGVNSRAQLAQAEEILKDRINLKHMENGVTLIDPKTTYIGIDVEIGKDTIIYPNNIFEGNTIIGERCTIYQNSRIKDSIIKNEVDIQSSVILDSSIGNNTTVGPFAYIRPESKIGEKARIGDFVEIKKSIIGDGTKVSHLTYIGDAEVGKECNFGCGTVVVNYDGKKKYKTIIGDHSFIGCNTNLVSPVQVGDNTYIAAGSTITSEVQEGDLAVARAKQRNIKGWVDKKGLKK; encoded by the coding sequence ATGTATAAATGTGCCTTAGTTTTAGCTGCGGGACAAGGAAAAAGAATAAAATCAGATTTGCCTAAAGTTTTACATAAAGTATGTGGAAAAGAAATGGTTAATCATGTTATAGATACTATAAGAAAAGCTGGAATACAGGATGCTAATATAATCATAGGAAAAGGAGCAGAACTTGTTAAAGAAAGAACAGAAGAAAAGAATGTGACTTATTCACTTCAATCTGAACAATTAGGAACAGGTCATGCTGTACAATGTGCATCTGAATTTTTAAAAGGTAAAAAAGGCACAGTTGCAGTTTTTGCTGGAGATACTCCTTTAATTAAGGAATCTACTATTAAAAATTTATTTAATACTCATATTGAAAACAAAAATGCCGCTACAATATTAACTGCTATTGTTGATGATCCAACAGGATATGGCAGAATAATAAGAAGTGGTAATGAAGTATTAAAAATTGTAGAGCATAAAGACTGTAATGAAGAAGAACTAAAAGTTAATGAAATGAATTCTGCTATATATTGCTTTGATATAGAATTATTATATGAATCATTAAGTAAATTAAGTAATAATAACGAGCAAGGCGAATATTATCTTACAGATGTTATAGAAATATTAAAATCTGAAGGACATAATATAGGTGCTGTTATAACTGATTTTGAGGAAACTATAGGGGTTAACTCTAGAGCACAATTAGCTCAAGCTGAAGAAATACTTAAAGATAGAATAAACTTAAAACATATGGAAAATGGAGTTACATTAATAGATCCTAAAACAACATATATAGGTATTGATGTAGAAATAGGAAAAGATACAATAATATATCCTAATAATATTTTTGAAGGTAATACTATTATAGGAGAAAGATGTACAATATATCAAAATTCAAGAATAAAAGATAGCATTATAAAAAATGAAGTAGATATTCAATCTTCTGTAATTTTAGATAGTAGTATTGGCAATAATACTACTGTTGGTCCATTTGCATATATAAGACCTGAAAGTAAAATTGGGGAAAAAGCAAGAATAGGTGATTTTGTAGAAATAAAAAAATCTATTATTGGAGATGGAACAAAAGTATCTCATTTAACTTATATAGGTGATGCCGAAGTAGGAAAAGAATGTAACTTTGGTTGTGGTACAGTAGTTGTAAATTACGATGGAAAGAAAAAATATAAAACTATTATTGGTGACCATAGTTTTATAGGATGTAATACAAATCTAGTTTCACCAGTACAAGTAGGAGATAATACCTACATAGCAGCTGGTTCAACTATTACATCAGAAGTACAAGAAGGTGATCTTGCAGTAGCAAGAGCTAAGCAAAGAAATATTAAGGGTTGGGTAGATAAAAAAGGATTAAAAAAATAA
- a CDS encoding ribose-phosphate diphosphokinase, whose protein sequence is MISHERNIKVFTGNSNCKLAQDIADILGVPVGKSKVSTFSDGEISVDINETVRGTDVFIVQSTCSPVNDNLMELLIMIDAFKRASAGRITAVIPYYGYARQDRKAKARDPITAKLVADLVTAAGAHRVLTMDLHASQIQGYFNIPVDHLLGAPILAKHFISKGLAEQDDVVVVSPDLGSVTRARKFADNLHAPIAIIDKRRPKANVSEIMNIIGDVEGKRCILIDDMIDTAGTISNAANALKELGAKNVYACCTHGVLSGPACERLDKSAIEELVLLNTIPVDVEMENMKITALSVAPLFAEAIKRIYDDEPISKLFEV, encoded by the coding sequence ATGATAAGCCACGAAAGAAATATAAAAGTTTTTACTGGAAATTCAAACTGTAAGTTAGCACAAGATATAGCAGATATATTAGGTGTACCAGTAGGAAAATCAAAGGTATCAACTTTTAGTGATGGAGAAATATCTGTCGATATTAATGAAACTGTAAGAGGTACTGATGTATTTATTGTACAATCAACATGTTCTCCTGTTAATGATAATTTAATGGAATTATTAATAATGATAGATGCGTTTAAAAGAGCATCAGCAGGAAGAATAACAGCAGTTATTCCTTACTATGGATATGCAAGACAAGATAGAAAAGCGAAAGCTAGAGATCCAATTACAGCAAAACTAGTTGCTGATTTAGTAACAGCAGCAGGAGCACATAGAGTTTTGACTATGGATTTACATGCATCGCAAATTCAAGGGTATTTCAATATACCAGTTGATCATTTATTAGGAGCACCTATATTAGCTAAGCACTTTATATCAAAAGGTTTAGCAGAACAAGATGATGTGGTTGTAGTATCACCAGACCTAGGAAGTGTAACAAGAGCAAGAAAATTCGCAGATAATCTTCATGCTCCAATAGCAATTATAGATAAAAGAAGACCTAAAGCCAATGTTTCGGAAATTATGAATATTATTGGTGATGTTGAAGGAAAGAGATGTATACTAATTGATGATATGATAGATACAGCAGGAACAATATCAAATGCAGCTAATGCTCTTAAAGAATTAGGTGCTAAAAATGTTTATGCATGCTGTACACATGGAGTCTTATCAGGACCAGCGTGTGAAAGATTAGATAAATCTGCAATTGAAGAACTAGTATTATTAAATACTATTCCAGTAGATGTAGAAATGGAAAATATGAAGATTACTGCGCTTTCTGTTGCTCCACTGTTTGCGGAAGCTATTAAAAGAATATACGATGATGAACCAATAAGTAAATTATTTGAAGTGTAA
- a CDS encoding metallophosphoesterase family protein: protein MKIAIISDIHGNIYSLIRALQDIDNEKVDSIICLGDLVGYGPHPNEVIAMIKRRNILCIQGNYDKSVIDNDYTFIRETEINSFSLPWTYNELRAQNRYFLSNLPSSISLNIQGKKIIFVHGSPSILNQYLFENAEDTKNIIENMEEDILVCAHTHIPSIKNFDEKMYINCGSIGKPKIGRPNLTYCLLDINELSGVKAQIKELEYEYPRIVKDMTLLNFPSKLIKSFEKGLE from the coding sequence ATGAAAATAGCAATAATTTCAGATATACACGGAAATATTTATTCACTTATTAGAGCATTACAAGATATAGATAATGAAAAGGTTGATTCAATCATTTGTTTGGGGGATTTAGTTGGATACGGTCCACATCCAAATGAAGTTATAGCAATGATCAAAAGAAGAAATATTCTTTGCATTCAAGGAAACTATGATAAATCTGTAATAGATAACGATTATACTTTTATAAGAGAAACTGAAATAAATAGTTTTTCTCTTCCTTGGACATACAATGAACTTAGAGCACAAAATAGATATTTTTTAAGTAATTTACCATCATCTATTAGTCTCAACATTCAAGGCAAAAAAATTATATTTGTTCATGGTAGTCCAAGCATACTTAATCAATATTTATTTGAAAACGCTGAAGATACTAAAAATATAATAGAAAACATGGAAGAAGATATTTTGGTTTGTGCTCATACCCATATTCCTTCTATTAAAAATTTTGATGAAAAAATGTATATAAATTGCGGTAGTATTGGAAAGCCTAAAATAGGCAGACCTAATCTTACTTATTGTCTATTGGATATAAATGAACTTAGTGGAGTAAAAGCTCAGATAAAAGAATTGGAATACGAGTATCCAAGAATCGTAAAAGATATGACTTTATTAAACTTTCCTTCAAAATTAATTAAAAGTTTTGAAAAAGGTTTAGAATAA
- the spoVG gene encoding septation regulator SpoVG, with translation MQITDVRIRKISSEGKMKAIVSVTFDNEFVVHDIKVIEGQNGLFIAMPSRKTPTGEFKDIAHPIVMDSREKIQNEILSAYAKAIEEQDVEE, from the coding sequence ATGCAAATCACAGATGTGAGAATTAGAAAGATTTCTTCAGAAGGAAAAATGAAGGCAATAGTATCTGTAACTTTTGATAACGAATTCGTAGTACATGATATTAAAGTTATTGAGGGGCAAAATGGGTTATTTATAGCTATGCCTAGTAGAAAAACTCCAACTGGAGAATTTAAAGACATCGCTCATCCAATAGTTATGGATTCAAGGGAAAAGATACAAAACGAAATTCTAAGCGCTTATGCAAAAGCTATTGAAGAACAAGACGTGGAAGAATAA